One Amycolatopsis thermophila DNA segment encodes these proteins:
- a CDS encoding amidase: MSTLLTASELVAAYSTGEISPVEATEAALRSIEERDGECNAFCLVDPEVARDGAKASETRWREGNPIGSLDGVPTSIKDMFLTQGWPTLRGSTCIDRDQPWDVDSPVTARLRENGLVLLGKTTTPELAWKGVTDNALTGVTRNPWNPAKTPGGSSGGSAAAVAAGMGELSVGTDGGGSVRIPASFCGIVGLKPTYGRIPLYPASPFGALSHAGPMARSVSDVALMLDVLALPDHRDPAALEPPLGAYREAVRRDVRGLYAAFSPTLGWATVDPEVRRIVTEAVTALDEAGLRVEEADPGFGDPREAFDVLWSAGAAQWLNTFPPGAEAKIDPGLRKVWEKGRTYSAADYLDANAERASLGILMGEFHTRFDVLITPTVAVPPFEAGFDVPPGSGMTGWPDWTPFTYPFNMTQQPAISVPAGFTADGLPVGLQIVGPRHSDDLVLAVARLVEEVRPWPTDRPAGR, encoded by the coding sequence ATGAGCACCCTGTTGACGGCGAGTGAGCTGGTCGCCGCCTATTCCACCGGCGAGATCAGCCCGGTGGAGGCGACCGAGGCGGCGCTGCGCTCCATCGAGGAGCGCGACGGGGAGTGCAACGCGTTCTGCCTGGTCGATCCCGAGGTGGCCCGCGACGGCGCGAAGGCGTCGGAGACCCGGTGGCGCGAGGGCAACCCGATCGGCTCGCTGGACGGGGTGCCGACCTCGATCAAGGACATGTTCCTCACGCAGGGCTGGCCGACCCTGCGCGGGTCGACGTGCATCGACCGCGACCAGCCGTGGGACGTGGACAGCCCGGTCACCGCGCGGCTGCGGGAGAACGGCCTGGTCCTGCTCGGCAAGACCACCACGCCCGAGCTCGCGTGGAAGGGCGTCACGGACAACGCGCTGACCGGCGTCACCCGCAACCCGTGGAACCCGGCGAAGACGCCGGGCGGGTCGAGCGGCGGGAGCGCGGCGGCCGTCGCGGCCGGGATGGGCGAGCTGTCGGTGGGGACGGACGGTGGCGGGTCCGTGCGGATCCCCGCGTCGTTCTGCGGGATCGTCGGGCTGAAGCCGACGTACGGCCGGATTCCGCTGTACCCGGCGAGCCCGTTCGGTGCGCTGTCGCACGCCGGGCCGATGGCGCGGTCGGTGTCGGACGTCGCGTTGATGCTCGACGTGCTGGCCCTGCCCGACCACCGCGACCCGGCCGCGCTGGAGCCGCCGCTGGGCGCCTACCGCGAGGCGGTGCGCCGGGACGTGCGCGGCCTGTACGCGGCGTTCTCGCCGACCCTCGGGTGGGCCACCGTCGACCCGGAGGTGCGGCGGATCGTGACCGAGGCGGTCACGGCGCTGGACGAGGCCGGGCTGCGGGTCGAGGAGGCCGACCCCGGCTTCGGCGACCCGCGGGAGGCCTTCGACGTGCTCTGGTCGGCCGGCGCGGCGCAGTGGCTGAACACCTTTCCACCCGGAGCCGAGGCGAAGATCGACCCGGGGCTGCGGAAGGTGTGGGAGAAGGGCCGGACGTACTCGGCGGCGGACTACCTGGACGCCAACGCCGAGCGCGCGTCGCTGGGCATCCTCATGGGCGAGTTCCACACCCGCTTCGACGTGCTGATCACCCCGACGGTCGCCGTCCCGCCGTTCGAGGCCGGGTTCGACGTGCCACCGGGCAGCGGTATGACCGGCTGGCCGGACTGGACGCCCTTCACGTACCCGTTCAACATGACCCAGCAGCCCGCGATCAGCGTTCCGGCCGGGTTCACCGCCGACGGGCTGCCGGTCGGGTTGCAGATCGTCGGGCCGCGGCACTCGGACGACCTGGTGCTGGCCGTGGCGCGGCTGGTGGAAGAGGTCCGTCCCTGGCCGACCGACCGGCCCGCGGGGCGCTGA